CACCGACACCTAAGATAGCAGCTTTGGCATCCTCCCTAACACCTAAATCTTTGTCTTCAGCAAAAGCTTGAATTAAAGCGTCTACAGCTGTGGCATAGACGACATTAGAAGGGAGTTCGCGGCATAGTTGTCCCAATGCCCAAGCACAATTACTTCGCACTGGCGCAACGGGGTCTTGCACCAATGCTTCAATCAAGGGAGGTATTGCCCTCACAACTGTTTCATAACCGACATTTGCCATTTGAGTTAGGGCGCTAGCAGCCCACAAACGCACTGCTGAAATATCAGTTCTTAACGCATCTGTTAGGGGCGTTAAAGAACGGCGATCGCGACAGTTTCCCAATGCCCACACAATGCCTTTACGCACGTAACCATTCCAATCTCGGTTTAATTGGGCAATCAATGGCTCTACGGCATCTGGGCTAGGGTTGCGTCCAATGGCGTATGCTGCACTCACCCGCACCAAAGGGCAAGTATCAGTTAATAAACGAATCAAATGCGGAATAGCTCGTGCATCTTCTATGTCACAAAAAGCACGAGAAGCTAGCATTCTTTGCTGTGGTTCGGGATGTTCCAATAGAGCTAGCATTGCCTCTGGGTTAGGCTTAGGTGTTTCTGCTTCCGCAGTCAGCTGTCCTAAGTGGTCTAGAGGGCTTTCAAGTTCTATTTCTACATCATCAAGTAAGTAATGGTCTTCTTCGTCATACATATCGTATTTAAATCCCTGATAGGGATTAATATAAAACTCTTCGTGTCAAGAAGTGAAGATCTATAGCTAACTCAGATCCCCGACTTCTTTAAGAAGTCGGGGATCTTGTCTCTTTCCTGCACCTACTGATGACACTTTATAGTCTTATTCATCACGACTGAGTGGTTTAAACATCCACAGTGATTGAGTTGCATAGCCAAGCTGATTGTAAAGATTGTAGGCGGCTGCATTCGACTCAAACACTTGTAATGCTATTTGGCGATCGCCTCTAGCCTTTGCCCAATTTTCCACATGAAGCATCAAAGCTTTAGCAATGCCCTGTCGCCGATGTTCTAGTGTAACATAAAGTAAAAAAATATGAGCGTGACGAGTTCCCCGTATCTGATCGATAGCATTTCCCACCCAAATACAGGCGACGGGGGAAGAGGAGGGGGAGTGAGGGAGTGAGGGAGGGAGGGAGTGGGGGAGTGAGGGTGAATTGGTTTCTATGATCCTGGTTCCTACAAAATCCACCCACCAAAGAGGTGTTGCAGTAGAGAAATACTGCTCGACTGTTTGTACTAAATGAGAAAAATCCTGTTGCTCTGGAAAAAGTTCTTGGTAAGTTCGTTGCATGAACTTGACCAATAGGGCGCGGTCTAGAGTAGAACCACGGCGAATAACATAATTGGGTAGTAACGATTCCAAAACTGATACCATTTTGGATTTTAGATTTTAGATTTTGGATTGAGAAAGTCATGTCTAGACTCGATTTGGGTCAACTATACTGTCGCATTCTTTATTCAAATTGGTATAACTGGGGAAAAGTTTTCTATTTTTTCGTCAAAATAGTTGGTGGTTAGTAGCTAACCACCAACTACTAACCACTAACCACTAACTACTAACATTCCCAACTCCCCAATAGGTGCAGGGGAAGCCATATCTGAAGGTAGGAAGATGCGAGCGCTAACTGCCACAAGGGCAACGAAAAATATAAGCACTACAAGTAGAGGAGCAATATACTGTCGGAAAATAGCCATAACACAGAATGCTTAGAACAGCAAATTATTAGGATCGCTAGCTTAAGAAATATTAAGCTGTCTTAATTTATTCTAGCGACTTTGGAGACCTCATACCAATTTGCACAAAGAATGTGACAAATGGTTAGTTTAGAGCGAGTGTAGATATGACTCAATCCAAAATCCACGCATCCAAAATCTAAAATGTTATCGGCGATCACGTTCCAAATCGGCAATAGTTTTTTCCCAATACCAATTTTCTGGCATACCAGGGAAATCTTGCTTTGCCTGCTCAACGAGTCGTTCGGCGGTAGCAGCGTCACCAGATAATAGACTAATCAGCTTGTTCTTAAGACTGGCATCAGGTGTACGCTCATCACTTTGGGGCTTACTTCCATTAGAAGAAGGTCGAGGTGATGGTGACTGCTGCTTTCTGAATTCCCAAAATAAGACGTAATACAGCGTACCAAAAATGACAATTAGGCTAAATGTTCCTAGAAAAGTTAACAAGTTAAGTGATAAAAATCCCAGAACTAACTGGGAAAGAACGTAGCCGAGTAGTACGCCAGTGATTAAAAGAATAACTGTTGCGGTACTAATGATGAACTTCTGCCCCATAATTCTTATTCCTCATAGTCAAGTCCGGGTCTCTTAATTGGTTCTGGTTGTTGATTCCAAGGAGCAAACCATGGTAGTAAAAGTAAACCGGGTACAGCAGCGACGATACTGATTAAGAAAAATGTTGGCCAACCCATACTTTTTGCTACAACTCCAGATGGAGCAACCAAAACATCACGGCTGACAGCCATAAAGCTGGAAAGTAAAGCATACTGAGTTGCAGAAAAGCGCTGATTGCATTGACTCATTAAAAAGGCAACAAACGCTGCTGTTCCCAATCCACCACAAAAGTTCTCTATGTTAATGGTGAGTACCAAAAACTGATAGTTTTTACCAAGTTGTGCGAGTACAAAATAGGCCAAGTTACTTACAGCTTGCAGAACGCCAAACACCCATAAGGAGCGATTAATACCAACTTGACTCAAAATTGCTCCCCCAACGAGAGTTCCAACAATCGTCGCAATCAATCCCATACCTGTTTGAATTGCGCCAATATCGGTGAGGGTAAACCCTGTTTGAATCAAAAAAGGTGTTGACATACTGCTTAAGAAAGCATCACCTAGTTTATAGAGAACAATAAACACCAAAACTAAGAAGCCTTGCAATACCCCCCGTCTCTGGAAAAATTCCCCAAACGGTAAAAGTATAGCTTCTCCTAAAGATTCTGGCGGGCTAATGTGCTTTGGTTCTGGTGCCAATAGAGTACCAAAAATTCCAATTGCCATGCTTAACGCCATCAACAAGTAGACCGATGACCAAGGTATCCTATCAGCAAGTATGAGCGCTAGAGAACCTGTAAGCAACAATGCGACTCGGTAACCCAAGACAAAAATTGCTGCACCAGCGCCCATTTCCGCTTGTTTCAGGACATCAGTTCGGTAGGCGTCAGCGACAATATCTTGAGTTGCACTTAAAAAGGCGATCGCAATGGCGTTAACAGCTAAAAGTTGTAGTGCTTGCTTGGGCTGTTGAAAAGCCATCAGAGAAATAGCTAAGAACAATCCAACCTGTAGAGCAATCAACCAACCGCGCCGCCGACCCAAAAAGGGCAGTGAAAACCTATCAATCAGAGGCGACCAAATAAACTTCAAGGAGTATGGCAAAGCCACCAAGCTAAACAGCCCAATAGATGCCAAATCCACCTTTTCCACTGTCATCCAAGCTTTCAAGGTAGTCCCTGTTAAAAACAATGGCAACCCAGATGCAAAACCTAGTAATAACAGAGTCGCCATCTTGCGGCTTATAAAAACCTTTTGTATTGATAATATTGTCTTCACAGTTTTAATATTCTCCTCCGGCAACCGGATGAATGTAAATTTATGGGGAGTAGGGAGTAGGGAGTGGGGAATAGGGAATTGGAGATTTTGGATTTTGGATTGGTTCTTCTTCCTTGTCCCCCTTGTCCCTACTCCCCACTCCCTAAACTACCAATTCAATTAAATCTTCAATTTTCTTAATATTGGGATCGCCAGCCAAGTAACCGATACCGCGATGTAAGTGAAGGCGAAACTGCGTGGCAAGAGTTTCTTTATCTGTCCCAAAGCCATCGTTGTAACAGCGTTGCTTGAGAGCAAGTAACAAAATATCAGACATCTCGCCACCAAACACCCACCATGTCATCTCAACGTTGCTGTCAGCAGGTATTGGTACGGGTGATGGAGGAGTTGGTTCTGCAAGAGAACGACAAAAACCCCAACGACACAACACGTTCCAGTTTTCAATTTTGGTATTGCGTTTGAGTTTGATAAGTTGCTCTTTTGCTGTTTGTGAGAGTTTTATGCGATCGATAGGAGGTTCCATGGGGAGGCAGAGGCGTAGGTATGAAGAAAAACATTATGTTTGAGCTACATTATGCAGATTATTTCACTTGTAGTGCAAACAATTCAGGATAAACTACCTTACGGATAAATCTAGAGCACCGACACAGTAATCCCAAAAACCCGGTTTCTTCGTCTATAGCGAAGTCAAGGTTTTCTACTATCTACTGACTTCTAATCCAATGGAAGAGCGCACTATTCATTAAATTTTTGTTATGATAAGATTTAGAGTTTAAGACTTTGCGAGGAGCTATGCAGTCAATTGAGCAACTGATGAACGAGATATTATCTTTGCCCAATGCATCAAGGGCACTTCTCGCTGACAAGCTAGTAGAGAGTTTGGAATTTGACACCGACTCAACTATTCAGACAACTTGGATAACTGAAGCCAAAAGACGCAGAGACGAAATTCGAGAAGGTTTAGTCCAACCCATCCTAGGGGAAGATGCGTTGGCACAAGTAAGACGACTAATTGAACCATGAGGTATGTTTTTCACCCCACAATTGATGAGAACCTTCGGCGATGTATGACCCGTAGGTTTCTCTATGGAATTTTATACATAATCGAGCCAGATTACATCCTCATTTTGGCAGTTATGCATTGCAGCCGAGAACGTGACGACTCCACACACTTCCGCAAAGCGGTAAGTGTGGGCTTCTTAAGAAATTAAGAGGTTCGTCATTAGCCTCAGTAACCCGCCCGTGCGAGGGTTGCTACGTTTTTTAAGAATGTATAGGCACTTTGGGATATAGGGAGTAGCGCCCTGTCTTCTAGTCCCAAACACTGCGGCTTGTGGTTAAACATCTCTACAGGTAGAGGAGAAGTGCTGCAAGTAAGAAACCTTGAAAAACATTGGCGAAGAAGACCACGCCGAAAGGCGATTACCTGCTTATTAGGAATATCCTAAATGAAAGTTTACGTTGTTAACAAACATGGTCGTCCATTAATGCCTACAACTCCCCGCAAAGCTCGGTTGCTTTTAAATGTTGGCAAAGCCAACATTTATTGTCGAGAGCCATTCACTATTCAATTAATTTATGGTTCTAGTGGCTATACTCAAAGAGGAGATTTAGGTATTGATGCTGGCTATCAAAATATAGGTTACAGTGTTGTCAATGAAAAAGAAGAATTGATTGGCGGCGAAGTGCAAATGCTACGAGGAATGTCAGAACGCTTGACAGAACGCAAAAAATACCGTCAGCAGAGAAGAAATAGAAGACGACATCGTGCCTCAAGATTGAATAATCGCAAGTGCAAAGAAGGATGGTTATCCCCAAGCACCCAGCACAAACTTGATACTCACCACAAAATTATTGACCTTGTTAAAAGTGTTGTTCCAGTCAAAGAAGTTGTTGTTGAGGTTGCTTCTTTCGACATCCAAAAAATCAAAGACGGCACTATTGAAGGTGTAGGTTATCAGCAAGGCGAGCAATACGACTTTGACAATCTTCGTGAGTACATTCTTCATAGAGATGGGCATAAATGCCAGAATCCTAACTGCAAAAACAAGTCTTGTGCTCCAATTCTGCAAGTGCATCACATTGGATTCTGGAAAGAAGATAGAACCGATAGACCTGCAAACCTGATAACACTTTGCGATAAGTGCCATACCCCCAAAAACCATAAAAAGAACGGATTCTTGTTTGGTTGGGAACCAAAGCTCAATTCATTCAAAGGTGAAACTTTTATGTCCACGGTGCGGTGGCGCTTAACTCTTGAAGGTGAATATAGAGTAACTTATGGTTACATTACTAAAGGAGTAAGAAGAGATTTCAACATAGAGAAATCTCATCATAATGATGCGTTTGTTATCGCAGGTGGAACAACTCAAAGAAGAACAGAACCTTTGATGTTAGAACAAATTAGGCGGAACAAACGCTCAATGGAACAGTTCTATGATGCCAAATATATCGATAGTCGAGACGGGTCGATTAAGTCTGGTTCCGAACTATCTTCCGGGCGCAGAACTCGCAACAAGCAAAAGAATGGCGAGAACCTAAGACTGTACCGAAAACAAAAAACGTCAGATGGACAACGCCGAATCAAAAAACAGCGCTATCGCTATCAACCCAAAGATTTTGTTCAATTTGAAGGAAAAATTTATGAAGTCATTGGGATGCAAAACTTAGGCACTGGTGTTAAGTTGAAAAATTATCCTGGTATTAAAAACAAAGTTGTCAATGTTGGCAAAGTTAAATCCATAAAAAGAAGGTCGGGTCTGCGTACAAAATTATAAATTTGGCAACTCCTCAACCACCCCGCTCCCTCACTCGCCTTCGGCAAGTATTGGTCGGAACTGGTTTCGTCGCTGCCCCAAAATTCATCTCATCGCTCCCCTTACGGATGAGTGAGAGGCTTCTTTTAGATTAAGCTAAATACTGGAAAAATCGTAGATAGTCGAAGGTGTATCGGCGCTCTAGACAAAGCATTCTCAATCCAAAATTTAAAATGGTATTACCAAAAATACCCTTCTTTAACCGTTGTTTGACGAGTCGATGAATCATATTGCAGGAGATATTTGCGAGCGATCGCATCATTTTCTTGCAAGGCTTTAAATTCTTTTTCTGCAATTTCTGTATCGGTAGAAAGCAAAATCACCTGATGAGAAGCTGAGGGAAAGTAACGCTCAACTAAGTTAGTGCGGTGAGAAGAATCTAGTCTTCCTAACGGAGTATCAATAGCTACTGGCAAGTGATGCCCGGAAACACGAGCTAATCCCCAAAGGAATGCGATCGCTAAAAGTTGCTTCTCTCCCGCTGATAGACGGTGTTTTGGAACCATCTTACCTTGTAAATCGTACAAAGAGAGACCAAAGGTATCAGTATCAATGACTATACGGTGTACTAAATCTGACTTATGTAATAAATAGCGAAAACACTCAGTCACTTCCACTTCCAGCTTATTAAGTTTTTTCAGAGTTAGGCGTTCGCGGAAAAGCTTGAGAGTCTGTTGAACTTTAGCAGAAGCAGCAATTATATGCTCTTTACTCTTACGGTCAATATTTTGGTCTGTATATTTTTTTAAATTCTTTTTTGACTTTTCAATAGCGGCGTCTAATTCAATCAAACAACGTCTTTTTGCTTCATATTCTACTTTGATTTCGGCAACTTTATTTTGTGCTTCAGTGTGGACATCATGTAGCTTTTGATATATTTCCGGAGAAGCAGCCGTTTGCAATTGTCTTTCTAATGTTACAATCTCCTCTTCTTTTGTTCCAAGAACCCCAAGTTGCTGTTGAGCAGAAGATTTTGCCGCTTCTAAAGAATAACTCATGATATTAGATAGTTGAGCAAGCAATTCTGCATCAGCCAATAACCATGCTTCCTCATCATTATTTGAAGCCAATAGCTCGCTTTCCTCTTGAATCAAAAATTTAATTTTATCGAATTTTTCAGATGACAAACGTAATTGAGCAATCTTATTAATTAAACGTTCATTTCTTTCCAGTAAAACACTTCGGGCTATTTGTGTTTGTGAAGAGCGAATTTCACTTTCTCCCGTTTTCTGCACCTGAACAAGTAAAGGTTGAATCAACACCAGTGGTAAAACATCAGCTGCCAATTGACACATAGCTTGACGGACTTGTTCGATTTCTGCAGTTACTTGTGCTTGCTGTTTTTCTAGCTGACTGCGTTCTCCTGCAATTTTGCCACCTTCTGAAATGAATTTATCAAGAGCTATTGTCTGTTTTTCTTCCGCCGATTCTAACTTAGATTTAATGTGTTCTAATTGTTCCTGAGTTGCTTGTTTTTCTTCTGTTTGTTGTTGCAGTCTTTGTTCAATTTCTTCCAGATTTGCCAAGTCTTTTGTATCAGCTAATTCCTTGCGTTTGCGGTTGACTAAAATTTCTAAATCTTCTGCCAAACGTTCTGCCAACTCTAAACCTAAAAGCCCACGAATCGCTTCAACAACATTTTGTGGAGGGATTTCCTGTTGTGCTAGTTCTTTTACCTGTTCGCCATCAAACAGAAATAAGTTAGAAATTCCTAAAGGAATAAGATTTTCAACGTACTCATCCCATATACTAACTAAGCCGATGTCAAGCCATTCGTCGTTTGCACCAATATCCAAAATACCCAAATGGTCTTTCCCATCTTTGGGATTTTTTTCCCAAGTTCGTACAATACGGTATCTCACTGGCTTGTCATTTTCAATATGTTCAAAAGCCAATTCAATACGAGTTTTCTCGATTGGGGGAGTGGAACTGCTAACACATTGCGTGAGAAAATCACTGTAACTTAGATTTCCACGAGTAGAACATTGAGCGCGAGGTCCGTACAATGCAAGGCGAATAGCATCCATTAAAGTCGTTTTGCCACCACCATTCATTCCACCAAATAAGATAATGGGGCTAGAACTATCATTGTTTCTGGGGTCGAGTTTAATAATTTGACGACCGTAGTAAGGACCAAAGTTTTGTAATACGAGTTCAAGGAATATCACAGTTGTTTCTTATACCATTTTGGATTTTAGATTTTGGATTTTGAATTTTGGATTGACAAAGCCTGACATGGGCTTAGTTGCATTGTTTTTCAAACTGGTATTAGTCTTTAAATCTGATAGCTAATTTTCTATCTTGTCCACATTTTTGGCTTGAAACTTAACTTGTCGCCAACTTTGCGATTTGTCCGCTTCCACATTGTTTGTAATAGCAGCGTCACCCAAAGTTAACTGCTTGATCTTAGCAACGTCGCCTTCGACAACCGCCTCTTTTAAATCTCGTTTCAAATGCGCGTTCTTAACTGCTTCATCTTGGGAACGCGAACTTGTTTCAAAACATTTTTCTAGTGTGTCAAATATTCCCACACGGCGAGTCTTTTTACGGTACTGGCGTTCTGTATCCAAGAGATTTGCCATGAGTTCCAAGTGCATTGCATCCTCACTACAGATTTCTTCAAGCACCGCCCATTCATCACTACCTAGCAAACTTATCCCAGCGCCAGGACGGGGATCTTTAAAAGCTTCACCCGTGATTTCCTGATAAATTTTGGGTAAGCTATCATCAAACTCGTGTCTTTCCTCTAGCCATATACGCCGAATTTCACTCAATTCTTCTATAGAAATAAGCGTAATATCGCGCATATTTTCTGGTGCGGTGCGACGAATTTGTAATTGAATAGTTAGGAGTTTTCTCAACCAGTCCTCTCTAGCTTCTTTAACATAGGGACCGGGTATCGGCTCAACTGACACTTCTCCATCTGAGTTGCGCTCGTACAGTTGTACGTCACCATTTCTACGACGAAAGTCTCGGCGATCGCGGTTTTCTTCAGCATCTAATTCCTTACGGAATTCTAGTAGAGGTTGTAACCACTCTTTCTCTTCGTCATTTTGAATCATCGCTGCTAGAGATTTATCCTGACTCACTAGCGTACAAACCCAGCATCCAAAACGAGAGCTACCACAACTGGGGGTGGATGTATCAACAACTAGAGGACATTCATTATCAGCGCTAGCACCTCTATACATAGCGAATAAGTCCTTATTGCTGTATCCCCAAGGGTTTTCCCATTGCATCAGATATAGCCAAACTTCATCGTTTCGCCAGTCTTCAATTGGGCTGTAAACAAGGGAGTTTGGTAAGTTCATATTAGGGCTGAGGCGATCTCGTACCCGCTTGGCTTCCCATTTTTTCATCCTAGCAGCACGATTTGTGCTTTCAGCTTTGCGAGTCCCCAAAACAACAATAGCTTCACCATTGTTTCTGATAACATCGCGAATAAAACGGTTAGAAGGATTGATTTTGAGACGCTCTGTACACCAACGAAATTTTCCTTTTGGAGCTGGGTATCCTTTACCAATAAAACCTACCCAGAATGTTTCTTTAACATCTGGCTGTAGCAGATGAGGTTCTATTGGTATTTGTTGTTCGATAGCTGCTAGTTTCATCTGCTTTAAGGAATTGCGTACCCATGCAGATACATAAGGATTTTCTACAAGGGTGTCTGTTGTGATAACGTGTATTGTTTTAGTTCGCTTGTTCGGTGGAAGTTTTGCGATCGCATTCCACACTAGTTGTAAAGTAGCAGTACTGTCCTTGCCTCCACTGAAACCTAAAACCCAGGGTATTTCGTCTAGACAGTATAACTCTTGGATTTCTTTGGTTAGCTTTTCTGTGTCTTCTACGAACTCTGCTACAGTACGCTGTCCGTTTACTGATATTTTGCTTTCTGTCATTTCTGACAAATCCTCATAATTGCTGGTTACAAATACTTAATTATTGTATATTCTTCACCTTCATTTACTTTTTACTTGTTCCTGACTTTTATAAGCCATTCCTGGCAATGAAAAACATGCTATGATTTCTCGAATTTTGCGACTTGCATCACCATTAATATGTGGCTGTTTTTCAAGACATCCATCTTTCAAGAAACACGGGGAGTGGGGAGTAGGGAGCAGGGAGTGGGAAAAGAGTGTTTCTTTCATTCGTAGGGGTGGTGCGCCGCCCGTGGGACGCTCCTAAGAGTGCTCCTGTTCCCGAAATTAGCTGTAAGTATAACCCTATATTGCATAAATTAGCACAAATTAAAGTTTTTAAAAACTTTCTTTTTAGATACTCATTTTCTTATATATTTAGCTTCAAGTCTATTTATAAGTTTTTAAAAACTAATATGAAGAACACTCAAGACAACTATAATACTGATATGAGCAGTCAGTATAGAAAACCCCAAGATGAGCATCAAAATTTACTGGCTTCTATGCTTGATAAGTATCAAGAGGGAACTGACCAGATTTTAGTTCAGAAAACTGAAATGGGCGGTACTCAGGCATATGTTAGTTCTGTCACCCTAGAATGGTTTGCAAGCCGGGTCAACTTTGCGTCTTACTTACCCTTGTTCCAAAAAAAGTACAATTCCCAGACTGATAACGTCGAGATAGACGCCGAGAGTATTGATGAAATTCAACAACGCCCACTAGATTGGTCGCGTCAAGCACCATTGGTTCAGTATTTGGCGACTCGAAAACACCACAAATTCCCACCAGTTCTAGTGGTTATTAGTAAATCGTGGGTAGACAATCCTGAAGCACCAGAGTGGGACAATGAAGGACGAGCCATAAAACCGACTACTGACTTCACTCCAATCGATAAAGATGGGAAATTCGGATTACTTAACATTTCCGAGAAAGATGTAACTATTTATGCCCTAGATGGTCAACATCGATTGATGGGAGTGCAAGGTTTAATAGAGTTGCTTAAAACTGGTAAACTGCGGAGATACAGAAAGGATAAAACTCCTTTCGATACCTTCATAATGGTCAACGATTTGCTAGAGCAATACCAAGTTTCGCCGGATTACTTGGAAAATGTACCTCAAGAAGAAATTGGCATAGAGTTTATTTGTGCGGTTGCTGCAGGTGAAACCCGTGAAGAAGCGAGGCTGCGCGTTAGATCCATCTTTGTTCACGTCAACCTTATGGCGGTACCTTTGAGTAAAGGTCAACTTGCACAACTGAATGAGGATGATGGTTTTTCTATTGTTGCTAGAAAGATTGCTGTCACCCATCCACTGTTAGAACAGTGCGAAGGAAGGAACCCTCGAGTCAATTGGAATAGTGCAACTGTTGCGACAAAATCCACTGTTTTGACAACCCTACAAGCACTTAAAGAAATGTCTGAAAGATACTTGGGGCAAAAGTTTTTGCACTGGAAACCTTTGGATAAAGGTTTAATTCCTATGCGACCAGAGAATGAGGAACTTGAAGAAGGAATCAAGGATTTTCAAACACTGTTTGATTATTTAGCCAGTCTTCCCAGCTACAACATTCTCAAATATGAAGAGACACCTGTTTTACGACACTTCAGCTTTGAAAAGAATGGAGGTGAAGGAAATATACTTTTCCGTCCTGTTGGTCAAGTTGCTCTAGCTCAAGCTCTTGGTGTTTTAATATTTAAAATAGGATTTTCCTTAGAAGACGTATTTAAAAAGCTGCGTAAGTTCGATCGCGAAGGTGGGTTTAGTAGTATGGAGCATCCCAAATCTATTTGGTATGGGGTTTTATACGATCCAAACAAAAAGCGGGTACAGGTTGCTGGACGGGATCTTGCAGCGAAGTTGCTAATCTATATTTTAGGTGGTGTGGAGGATAGTGTTGAACGTGCTGAATTGCGTAGAGATTTGGTTAAAGCTAGAACTGTTGAAGATAAAACGATAGATTTTGATGGGAAATTCGTTGAACCCAAGCAGTTAGGGATTCCAGCCATAATATAAAATTATAAACTGCGTTTTCTGATATAAGCAGTAACTTTGGAATAAGAATTTGTAGAAATCGATTTATCCGGGTATTAAGGTTTGAAGCAAGAAGATCGATGTGAATTCTTATGCTTATCTCATGCTGTGCGAACAAACCTCAACAAGAACGGGGTTTAAAACTCCAACTATGTCGGCTTTGCTCGTTTTAGATTGGGATCGGAATACCAATACTTAAACTAAATTTCTTCCTTCTTCCTTTATTAAATAAAGACGAGATATTAAGAACTCACAAAACAAGTTTTAACAATAACTTTATGTAAACTAAACAAGGAGAAATGAAATCTACTTTCTAATTAGTTACATTAAGATAAGAGCGAATTTATTACTTAACTAGTAACTACTTTGCGTATATAGCAATCCTAAATCATTTGTAAAATTCTCTCTTCTGTCTTTTCTTGGCGTTCTTTGCGTCTTAGCGGTTAATAATTTTT
This genomic interval from Scytonema hofmannii PCC 7110 contains the following:
- a CDS encoding HEAT repeat domain-containing protein; amino-acid sequence: MYDEEDHYLLDDVEIELESPLDHLGQLTAEAETPKPNPEAMLALLEHPEPQQRMLASRAFCDIEDARAIPHLIRLLTDTCPLVRVSAAYAIGRNPSPDAVEPLIAQLNRDWNGYVRKGIVWALGNCRDRRSLTPLTDALRTDISAVRLWAASALTQMANVGYETVVRAIPPLIEALVQDPVAPVRSNCAWALGQLCRELPSNVVYATAVDALIQAFAEDKDLGVREDAKAAILGVGDIRGLQMVETLELEGWF
- a CDS encoding GNAT family N-acetyltransferase; the encoded protein is MVSVLESLLPNYVIRRGSTLDRALLVKFMQRTYQELFPEQQDFSHLVQTVEQYFSTATPLWWVDFVGTRIIETNSPSLPHSLPPSLPHSPSSSPVACIWVGNAIDQIRGTRHAHIFLLYVTLEHRRQGIAKALMLHVENWAKARGDRQIALQVFESNAAAYNLYNQLGYATQSLWMFKPLSRDE
- a CDS encoding ABC transporter permease, translated to MGQKFIISTATVILLITGVLLGYVLSQLVLGFLSLNLLTFLGTFSLIVIFGTLYYVLFWEFRKQQSPSPRPSSNGSKPQSDERTPDASLKNKLISLLSGDAATAERLVEQAKQDFPGMPENWYWEKTIADLERDRR
- a CDS encoding AmpG family muropeptide MFS transporter, encoding MKTILSIQKVFISRKMATLLLLGFASGLPLFLTGTTLKAWMTVEKVDLASIGLFSLVALPYSLKFIWSPLIDRFSLPFLGRRRGWLIALQVGLFLAISLMAFQQPKQALQLLAVNAIAIAFLSATQDIVADAYRTDVLKQAEMGAGAAIFVLGYRVALLLTGSLALILADRIPWSSVYLLMALSMAIGIFGTLLAPEPKHISPPESLGEAILLPFGEFFQRRGVLQGFLVLVFIVLYKLGDAFLSSMSTPFLIQTGFTLTDIGAIQTGMGLIATIVGTLVGGAILSQVGINRSLWVFGVLQAVSNLAYFVLAQLGKNYQFLVLTINIENFCGGLGTAAFVAFLMSQCNQRFSATQYALLSSFMAVSRDVLVAPSGVVAKSMGWPTFFLISIVAAVPGLLLLPWFAPWNQQPEPIKRPGLDYEE
- the dndE gene encoding DNA sulfur modification protein DndE, encoding MEPPIDRIKLSQTAKEQLIKLKRNTKIENWNVLCRWGFCRSLAEPTPPSPVPIPADSNVEMTWWVFGGEMSDILLLALKQRCYNDGFGTDKETLATQFRLHLHRGIGYLAGDPNIKKIEDLIELVV
- a CDS encoding addiction module protein; translation: MQSIEQLMNEILSLPNASRALLADKLVESLEFDTDSTIQTTWITEAKRRRDEIREGLVQPILGEDALAQVRRLIEP
- the iscB gene encoding RNA-guided endonuclease IscB, which encodes MKVYVVNKHGRPLMPTTPRKARLLLNVGKANIYCREPFTIQLIYGSSGYTQRGDLGIDAGYQNIGYSVVNEKEELIGGEVQMLRGMSERLTERKKYRQQRRNRRRHRASRLNNRKCKEGWLSPSTQHKLDTHHKIIDLVKSVVPVKEVVVEVASFDIQKIKDGTIEGVGYQQGEQYDFDNLREYILHRDGHKCQNPNCKNKSCAPILQVHHIGFWKEDRTDRPANLITLCDKCHTPKNHKKNGFLFGWEPKLNSFKGETFMSTVRWRLTLEGEYRVTYGYITKGVRRDFNIEKSHHNDAFVIAGGTTQRRTEPLMLEQIRRNKRSMEQFYDAKYIDSRDGSIKSGSELSSGRRTRNKQKNGENLRLYRKQKTSDGQRRIKKQRYRYQPKDFVQFEGKIYEVIGMQNLGTGVKLKNYPGIKNKVVNVGKVKSIKRRSGLRTKL
- the dndD gene encoding DNA sulfur modification protein DndD: MIFLELVLQNFGPYYGRQIIKLDPRNNDSSSPIILFGGMNGGGKTTLMDAIRLALYGPRAQCSTRGNLSYSDFLTQCVSSSTPPIEKTRIELAFEHIENDKPVRYRIVRTWEKNPKDGKDHLGILDIGANDEWLDIGLVSIWDEYVENLIPLGISNLFLFDGEQVKELAQQEIPPQNVVEAIRGLLGLELAERLAEDLEILVNRKRKELADTKDLANLEEIEQRLQQQTEEKQATQEQLEHIKSKLESAEEKQTIALDKFISEGGKIAGERSQLEKQQAQVTAEIEQVRQAMCQLAADVLPLVLIQPLLVQVQKTGESEIRSSQTQIARSVLLERNERLINKIAQLRLSSEKFDKIKFLIQEESELLASNNDEEAWLLADAELLAQLSNIMSYSLEAAKSSAQQQLGVLGTKEEEIVTLERQLQTAASPEIYQKLHDVHTEAQNKVAEIKVEYEAKRRCLIELDAAIEKSKKNLKKYTDQNIDRKSKEHIIAASAKVQQTLKLFRERLTLKKLNKLEVEVTECFRYLLHKSDLVHRIVIDTDTFGLSLYDLQGKMVPKHRLSAGEKQLLAIAFLWGLARVSGHHLPVAIDTPLGRLDSSHRTNLVERYFPSASHQVILLSTDTEIAEKEFKALQENDAIARKYLLQYDSSTRQTTVKEGYFW